A region from the Sulfitobacter sp. D7 genome encodes:
- a CDS encoding MOSC domain-containing protein, with translation MDQTAPQILPPATAAECDVALPDILAAPKDGAVIEQLCFRSDYGLRDHPDQLDLTVGEGIRGERWTKKPWLTLPDGSPDPRIQVSILPKRIMDLCWRDRANTPHPGDTMIVDMDLGHENLPVGTRLQAGSAVLEVSDKFNTGCIKWRDRYGQDSLRWINRKENRPHRLRGILCKIVQDGTVRVGDQLVKL, from the coding sequence ATGGACCAAACCGCCCCCCAGATACTGCCGCCCGCCACAGCAGCGGAATGTGACGTCGCCCTGCCGGATATCCTCGCCGCGCCCAAGGATGGCGCCGTCATAGAGCAGCTCTGTTTCCGCTCTGATTACGGCCTGCGAGACCACCCCGATCAGCTGGACCTGACCGTAGGCGAAGGCATCCGTGGCGAGCGTTGGACCAAGAAACCTTGGCTGACCCTGCCCGATGGCAGTCCCGACCCGCGGATACAGGTTTCGATCCTGCCCAAACGCATCATGGACCTGTGCTGGCGCGACCGCGCAAACACGCCCCACCCCGGCGATACGATGATCGTTGACATGGACCTTGGCCATGAGAATCTGCCCGTCGGCACACGGCTACAGGCCGGATCGGCGGTGCTAGAGGTGAGCGACAAGTTCAATACCGGCTGCATCAAATGGCGCGACAGATATGGCCAAGACAGCCTGCGCTGGATCAACCGAAAGGAAAACCGCCCCCACCGCCTGCGCGGTATTCTGTGCAAGATCGTGCAAGATGGCACCGTGCGGGTCGGCGATCAGCTCGTCAAACTTTGA
- the acs gene encoding acetate--CoA ligase, giving the protein MSDATAKTYPPSADMAARAHVDAQTYDKMYHASVTDTEEFWREQAQRIDWIKPFTQVRDVNFDLGSVSINWFADGELNVSANCIDRHLETRGDQTAIIWEPDSPEDAAKHISYRELHSATCRMANVLRDLGVGKGDRVIIYMPMIPEAAYAMLACARIGAIHSIVFAGFSPDALAARVNGCEAKVVITADEAPRGGKATPLKSNADKALAQCDASVQCLVVRRTGGDVAWNDARDRDYNVLAEQAADTCEPTAVGAEDPLFILYTSGSTGQPKGVVHSTGGYLTYAALTHEVTFDYHDGDVYWCTADVGWVTGHSYIVYGPLANGATTLMFEGVPTYPDASRFWQVCEKHKVTQFYTAPTAIRALMGQGKEFVTKSDLSSLRILGTVGEPINPEAWNWYHDVVGQGRCPIVDTWWQTETGGHLMTPLPGAHDMKPGAAMKPFFGIKPVVLDPTSGQEIEGNPAEGVLCIADSWPGQMRTVWGDHERFEKTYFADYPGYYFTGDGCKRDADGDYWITGRVDDVINVSGHRMGTAEVESALVAHDKVAEAAVVGYPHDVKGQGIYCYVTLMSGEEPSDDLRSELRNWVRQEIGPIASPDLIQWAPGLPKTRSGKIMRRILRKIAENDYGALGDTSTLADPSVVDDLIDNRMNR; this is encoded by the coding sequence ATGTCCGACGCCACCGCAAAGACCTATCCGCCATCCGCCGACATGGCCGCCCGCGCCCATGTGGATGCGCAGACCTATGACAAGATGTACCACGCCTCGGTCACCGACACCGAGGAGTTCTGGCGCGAACAGGCGCAGCGGATCGACTGGATCAAACCCTTTACCCAAGTGCGCGATGTGAACTTTGACCTTGGGTCAGTCAGCATCAATTGGTTCGCGGATGGCGAATTGAACGTCAGCGCCAATTGCATCGACCGCCACCTTGAGACGCGCGGCGATCAGACCGCGATCATTTGGGAGCCGGACAGCCCCGAGGACGCCGCCAAACACATCAGCTACCGCGAATTGCACAGCGCCACCTGCCGCATGGCCAATGTGCTGCGCGATCTGGGCGTGGGCAAAGGCGACCGCGTCATCATCTACATGCCGATGATCCCCGAAGCCGCCTATGCCATGCTAGCCTGCGCGCGGATCGGCGCGATCCATTCCATCGTTTTCGCCGGGTTCTCACCGGATGCGCTGGCAGCCCGCGTCAACGGCTGCGAAGCCAAAGTCGTGATCACCGCAGATGAGGCCCCGCGCGGCGGCAAGGCCACCCCGCTCAAGTCCAATGCCGACAAGGCACTGGCGCAATGCGACGCCAGTGTGCAATGCCTCGTGGTGCGCCGCACCGGCGGGGATGTGGCATGGAACGACGCCCGCGACCGCGATTACAACGTACTGGCCGAGCAGGCCGCCGACACCTGCGAGCCGACAGCCGTGGGGGCCGAGGACCCGCTGTTCATCCTCTATACCTCTGGCTCCACCGGCCAGCCCAAGGGTGTGGTCCATAGCACCGGCGGCTATCTCACCTATGCGGCGCTTACCCATGAGGTGACCTTTGATTACCACGATGGCGATGTTTATTGGTGCACCGCTGATGTGGGCTGGGTCACCGGGCACAGCTATATCGTCTATGGCCCGCTGGCCAATGGCGCGACCACGCTGATGTTCGAAGGCGTGCCGACCTACCCCGACGCCAGCCGCTTTTGGCAGGTCTGCGAAAAGCACAAGGTCACCCAGTTCTACACTGCCCCCACCGCCATCCGCGCGCTGATGGGCCAAGGCAAGGAATTCGTCACGAAAAGCGACCTGTCGTCGCTGCGCATCCTTGGTACCGTGGGCGAGCCGATCAACCCCGAAGCGTGGAACTGGTACCATGATGTCGTCGGCCAAGGCCGCTGTCCCATTGTCGACACTTGGTGGCAGACCGAAACAGGCGGTCACCTGATGACCCCCCTGCCCGGGGCGCATGACATGAAACCGGGGGCCGCGATGAAACCGTTCTTCGGGATCAAACCCGTGGTGCTCGACCCAACCTCGGGTCAAGAGATTGAGGGCAATCCAGCCGAAGGCGTGCTTTGCATCGCGGACAGTTGGCCGGGCCAGATGCGCACCGTCTGGGGCGATCATGAGCGGTTCGAGAAAACCTATTTCGCGGATTATCCCGGCTACTATTTCACCGGCGATGGCTGCAAACGCGATGCCGATGGCGACTACTGGATCACGGGCCGCGTCGATGATGTGATCAACGTCTCAGGCCACCGCATGGGCACCGCCGAGGTCGAAAGCGCGCTGGTCGCCCATGACAAAGTCGCCGAAGCCGCCGTGGTCGGCTACCCGCATGATGTCAAAGGTCAGGGCATCTATTGCTATGTCACATTGATGAGCGGTGAAGAGCCTTCCGATGATCTGCGCAGCGAACTGCGCAACTGGGTCCGGCAAGAGATTGGCCCCATCGCCTCGCCCGATCTGATCCAATGGGCGCCCGGCCTGCCGAAAACCCGCTCGGGCAAGATCATGCGCCGCATCCTGCGCAAAATCGCCGAAAACGATTATGGCGCCTTGGGGGATACATCGACACTGGCGGATCCCAGCGTGGTGGATGATCTTATCGACAACCGAATGAACCGCTAA
- a CDS encoding C4-dicarboxylate TRAP transporter substrate-binding protein, with translation MKNLLSCAAACALSVAFVGEAAATEWNASVWGKRRAFTEHVEKIAELVSEKTNGEFTINVSYGGLSKNRENLDGISIGAFEMAQFCAGYHADKNRAITVLELPFLGVSNLEEEVAVSRAVYDHPAVAKEMAQWNAKMLMTSPMPQYNLVGTGDPRTTLEDFDGMRVRATGGLGKAFEAVGGVPTSVTSSEAYNAMESGVVDTVAFAQHAHLSFGTINKADWWTANLNPGTVNCPVVVNIDAYEALSDAEREALDGSVDEALDHYLANYGELLERWDSVLEEKGVEKVEFSPEVIAEFKAKAADPAREAWIKDMEAQGIPGQELYDLVMETLEKERASN, from the coding sequence ATGAAAAACCTGCTGAGCTGTGCCGCCGCCTGTGCGCTGAGCGTTGCCTTTGTCGGCGAAGCTGCCGCGACCGAATGGAACGCCTCCGTCTGGGGCAAGCGCCGCGCCTTCACCGAGCATGTCGAAAAGATCGCCGAACTGGTGAGCGAAAAGACCAACGGCGAATTCACCATCAACGTCAGCTACGGCGGCCTGTCCAAGAACCGTGAGAACCTCGACGGTATCTCCATCGGTGCCTTCGAGATGGCCCAGTTCTGCGCCGGCTACCACGCCGACAAGAACCGCGCGATCACCGTGTTGGAACTGCCCTTCCTTGGCGTCAGCAACCTTGAAGAAGAAGTCGCGGTCAGCCGTGCGGTCTATGATCACCCCGCCGTTGCCAAAGAGATGGCGCAGTGGAACGCCAAGATGCTGATGACCTCGCCCATGCCGCAGTACAACCTTGTCGGCACCGGCGATCCGCGCACCACGTTGGAAGACTTTGACGGCATGCGCGTGCGCGCCACCGGCGGTCTGGGCAAAGCATTCGAAGCCGTGGGCGGTGTGCCGACATCCGTGACCTCTTCGGAAGCCTATAACGCGATGGAATCCGGTGTTGTCGACACTGTGGCCTTCGCCCAGCACGCGCACCTCAGCTTTGGCACGATCAACAAAGCCGATTGGTGGACCGCAAACCTCAACCCCGGCACCGTGAACTGCCCCGTTGTGGTGAACATCGACGCCTATGAGGCGCTGAGCGACGCAGAGCGCGAAGCGCTTGATGGGTCCGTCGATGAGGCGCTGGATCACTACCTTGCCAACTACGGCGAACTGCTTGAGCGGTGGGATTCCGTTCTTGAAGAAAAGGGCGTCGAGAAGGTCGAATTCTCCCCCGAGGTGATCGCCGAGTTCAAAGCCAAAGCGGCTGATCCTGCGCGCGAAGCATGGATCAAAGACATGGAAGCCCAAGGCATTCCGGGTCAGGAACTCTATGACCTCGTGATGGAAACGCTGGAAAAAGAACGCGCGTCGAACTAA
- a CDS encoding TRAP transporter small permease subunit — MAGSSAVLEDSSLLSRLDRGLLKLETFFALISGIAVFMLMVLAVWSVGGRKFFSTPLAGYVDWIEAAMPFIAIMGIAYTQRMGGHVRMDILIGQLKGRALWAAELLSVVLILLLMLALTWGAWAHFDRSFDMAAPMWSRDSSIDIGLPIWPSKLVVPVAFAVISLRLCLQIWGYGRALVLGLERPVAVPLVQSAAEQAMAEAEQLDGRD, encoded by the coding sequence ATGGCCGGATCATCCGCCGTGCTGGAGGACAGCAGCCTCCTCAGCCGCCTCGACCGGGGCCTGCTGAAACTGGAGACCTTCTTTGCCCTGATCTCGGGGATTGCCGTTTTCATGTTGATGGTGCTGGCCGTTTGGTCCGTGGGGGGGCGCAAGTTCTTTTCCACGCCACTGGCGGGCTATGTCGACTGGATCGAAGCGGCCATGCCGTTCATCGCCATCATGGGCATCGCCTATACCCAACGTATGGGCGGGCATGTGCGCATGGACATTCTGATCGGCCAGCTTAAGGGCCGCGCACTTTGGGCTGCGGAACTGCTGTCAGTGGTGCTGATCCTGCTTTTGATGCTGGCGCTGACATGGGGCGCTTGGGCGCATTTCGACCGCAGCTTTGACATGGCCGCCCCGATGTGGAGCCGTGACAGTTCGATCGACATCGGCCTGCCAATCTGGCCCAGCAAACTGGTGGTGCCGGTTGCCTTTGCCGTGATCTCTCTGCGGCTTTGTCTGCAGATTTGGGGCTATGGCCGGGCCTTGGTGCTGGGGCTGGAACGCCCCGTGGCCGTGCCGCTGGTGCAATCGGCGGCAGAACAAGCAATGGCCGAGGCCGAACAACTGGATGGGCGTGACTGA
- a CDS encoding TRAP transporter large permease encodes MDPIEIGLWVSGGMLLMVVLGMRVAFAAAMAGLIGLIWIFWAKKGMEWDQLGWALTVAIKTAGQVPHSKVSSQTLSLIPTFILIGFLAYYAGLTKAIFEAAKRWFAWVPGGLAVSTVFATAGFAAVSGASVATAAVFARIAIPEMLKIGYNKQFAAGVVAAGGTLASLIPPSAILVIYAIIVEQDVGKLLLAGFIPGAFSAVVYAILIIGIAMIWKNVGPPVTGFTWRERFAALPAALPIVAVVVIIIFFVYNPFGDAWGTPTEGGAVGAFIVFCMAVFRGMRLAELKDALLETAKLTVMIFTIIWGVLIYVRFLGFADLPGAFADWISSLETSPMIILICILLAYAVLGMFMDAIGMLLLTLPVVYPAVMALNGGEFVSAADSAFGMSGPMCAIWFGILVVKMAEFCLITPPIGLNCFVVAGVRPDLSVQDVFRGVMPFFIADAVTIGLLVAFPQIVLWLPSLAG; translated from the coding sequence ATGGATCCTATTGAAATCGGCCTTTGGGTCTCGGGCGGCATGCTGCTTATGGTGGTGCTTGGCATGCGGGTGGCCTTTGCCGCCGCTATGGCCGGGCTTATCGGTCTTATCTGGATTTTCTGGGCCAAAAAGGGCATGGAATGGGACCAGTTGGGCTGGGCGCTGACCGTGGCGATCAAGACCGCCGGGCAGGTGCCTCACTCGAAAGTCTCGAGCCAGACACTCTCGCTGATCCCGACCTTCATTCTGATTGGCTTTCTGGCCTATTACGCGGGTCTGACCAAAGCGATCTTTGAGGCCGCGAAACGCTGGTTCGCTTGGGTGCCGGGTGGTTTGGCGGTCTCGACCGTTTTTGCGACCGCAGGCTTTGCGGCTGTGTCGGGCGCGTCGGTGGCCACGGCTGCGGTTTTCGCGCGGATCGCCATCCCCGAGATGCTCAAGATCGGCTATAACAAGCAATTCGCGGCGGGCGTCGTGGCGGCAGGGGGCACGCTGGCCTCGCTGATCCCGCCCTCGGCGATCTTGGTGATCTATGCGATCATCGTTGAGCAGGACGTGGGCAAGCTGCTGCTCGCAGGCTTTATCCCCGGTGCTTTCTCGGCGGTGGTCTATGCCATCTTGATCATTGGCATCGCCATGATCTGGAAAAACGTCGGCCCGCCGGTGACCGGCTTCACATGGCGTGAACGCTTTGCCGCTTTGCCTGCCGCTCTGCCGATTGTCGCGGTGGTCGTGATCATCATCTTCTTCGTCTACAACCCCTTTGGCGATGCCTGGGGAACCCCGACAGAAGGCGGCGCAGTTGGCGCGTTTATCGTCTTTTGCATGGCGGTCTTCCGTGGGATGCGTTTGGCGGAGTTGAAGGACGCACTGCTGGAGACGGCCAAGCTGACGGTGATGATCTTCACCATCATCTGGGGCGTGCTGATCTATGTGCGCTTCCTCGGTTTCGCCGATCTGCCGGGTGCCTTTGCCGATTGGATCTCCTCGCTCGAAACCTCTCCGATGATCATCCTGATCTGCATCCTGCTGGCCTATGCGGTATTGGGTATGTTCATGGACGCCATCGGCATGCTGCTTTTGACGCTGCCCGTGGTCTATCCGGCGGTCATGGCGCTCAACGGGGGCGAGTTCGTCTCTGCGGCTGACAGCGCCTTTGGCATGTCGGGGCCAATGTGCGCGATCTGGTTTGGCATTCTGGTGGTGAAAATGGCGGAGTTCTGTCTGATCACCCCGCCCATCGGCCTCAACTGCTTTGTGGTCGCGGGCGTACGCCCTGATCTCAGCGTGCAGGACGTGTTCCGCGGCGTGATGCCCTTCTTCATCGCCGACGCGGTGACCATCGGCTTGCTTGTGGCCTTCCCGCAGATCGTGCTTTGGCTGCCGTCCCTCGCGGGCTAG
- a CDS encoding AI-2E family transporter, with the protein MNDIAAIRRLLEVLVLIALFVTAYFAKDLLLPILLGFLLALTLSPLIRSFEKFGISPPLGAVLLIGFVGLIIFVLAGLSAGTVATWSDEIPSMGNEIQRKLQGWMKTVEDVRSATEQVEKIGADNGASKPEEVVVKQPGLLDNAMNTGARIGGTVAVALVLALFLLASGDLFYLKLVQSFQTFTGKKRALKAVYDVERRVSRYLLTITIINAGLGVSVGLYLFALGLPVPYVWGLAAFLLNFLPYIGGVIGAVLVGAYAIATFDSVGYAILAPIGYQILTGIEGQFITPYLVGRRLELNTVAVFLTVVFWGWLWGIAGALVAVPFLVVFKVICENVTALNMIGHFLDKSAPDVAATAADEPAAEKPGG; encoded by the coding sequence TTGAACGATATCGCCGCGATCAGACGGCTGTTGGAAGTGCTGGTACTGATCGCCCTCTTCGTGACTGCCTATTTCGCCAAGGATTTGCTGCTGCCGATCCTGCTTGGTTTCCTCCTCGCGCTCACGCTCAGCCCGCTGATCCGCTCCTTTGAAAAATTCGGCATCTCGCCTCCGCTGGGGGCTGTGCTGCTGATTGGCTTTGTCGGGCTGATCATCTTTGTGCTGGCCGGGCTGTCGGCGGGCACCGTGGCCACGTGGTCGGATGAAATCCCCTCAATGGGCAATGAGATACAGCGCAAGCTGCAAGGCTGGATGAAGACGGTAGAGGATGTCCGCTCTGCCACGGAACAGGTCGAAAAGATCGGCGCAGATAACGGCGCCAGCAAACCCGAAGAGGTGGTGGTCAAACAGCCGGGCCTGCTCGACAATGCCATGAACACCGGCGCGCGGATTGGCGGCACGGTGGCCGTCGCCCTTGTGCTGGCGCTGTTCCTGCTGGCCTCGGGCGATCTGTTTTACCTCAAGCTGGTTCAGTCCTTCCAGACCTTCACCGGCAAGAAGCGCGCGCTAAAGGCGGTCTATGACGTTGAGCGCCGCGTGTCGCGCTACCTGCTGACCATCACCATCATCAACGCGGGGCTTGGCGTCTCTGTTGGGCTTTACCTTTTCGCGCTTGGGCTGCCCGTTCCTTATGTCTGGGGCTTGGCGGCGTTCTTGCTGAACTTCCTGCCCTATATCGGCGGGGTGATCGGCGCGGTGCTGGTGGGGGCCTATGCCATCGCCACATTCGACAGCGTCGGCTATGCGATCCTTGCCCCCATCGGCTATCAGATCCTCACCGGGATCGAGGGGCAGTTCATCACGCCCTACCTTGTGGGGCGTCGGTTGGAGTTGAACACCGTTGCCGTGTTCCTCACCGTGGTCTTTTGGGGCTGGCTTTGGGGGATTGCAGGCGCGCTCGTGGCGGTGCCCTTCCTCGTGGTCTTCAAGGTGATTTGCGAGAATGTCACCGCGCTCAACATGATCGGGCATTTTCTGGATAAATCCGCCCCCGATGTGGCGGCAACCGCGGCGGATGAACCCGCCGCGGAAAAGCCCGGTGGCTAA
- a CDS encoding AAA family ATPase — protein MKIRAITLNNVRRFTDPAQVTGIGDGINVLSEPNEHGKSTLFDAIQALFFKPFGSRDKEVAALRPHAGGAPEVTIEVETDEGRFAVHKRWFQKPLATVHRDGRLIAQADEAEAWIAQLLGGDAGGPSGLIWVRQGMTALTGGSTKEEKLALEARRDLMTSVGAEVEAMTGGRRMDKALAQCRDELAQYATGTGRPRTGGAWKEAQDQVEALQATRDQLTATARELQDALAERQRARRALADLEAPELVEERRQKLEAARTAHDAATRHAEELETLDRAVDLARLTAESATSRLDSYRAGEVEQKAARAAETTARKAAETAHSTLSERRGTLDTAEAAATDARAALKTAEDHHRHALRARAARDGADRRRALEDRIKEAEEARRRMETAGAAAQSGPDAATMQRLETLSAELSASRAARDAAAPQVIVRYAPGQSGSIHSDSGPLVEGTPLPLPRSTTLRIDGIGSLEVHPGAEGAEDGTVETAAASLQAALDQIGAADLAGACAAAAARVEAAARQGEAKAVLNSLAPEGIDALHQALAAIPASEEVSDAPDLARAEDALETAQAGHETCRIARETAAEALADAKADAAVKDAQLASLSDRLQRAEAQQAKLGDVTEDALATQAASTAAALEAARLSHAEKAKDAPDAASLRAALTRAESVEAQAREEVARLRPLLARLSERITRASGDAVEERLAETEDQLQAAEETLARIAHEVAVLIRLEGALQDARNEARERYFTPIVKELKPLLQLLWPDAELTWGEESLLPHALIREGREEPIDVLSGGTQEQVALLVRLAFARMLARAGRIAPVILDDALVFTDDDRIERMFDALHRQASDMQIIVLTCRQRAFRALGGQALRLQTVGP, from the coding sequence ATGAAAATCCGCGCCATCACCCTCAACAACGTCCGCCGCTTCACCGATCCCGCGCAAGTGACCGGAATAGGCGACGGGATCAATGTCTTGAGCGAGCCGAACGAGCACGGCAAATCCACGCTTTTCGACGCGATACAGGCGCTGTTCTTCAAACCCTTCGGCTCTCGCGACAAAGAGGTCGCCGCCCTGCGCCCCCATGCGGGCGGTGCGCCGGAGGTGACCATCGAGGTCGAAACCGACGAGGGGCGCTTTGCCGTTCACAAGCGGTGGTTCCAAAAGCCCCTTGCCACCGTGCACCGCGATGGCAGGCTGATCGCACAGGCGGATGAGGCCGAGGCATGGATCGCGCAGCTTTTGGGCGGGGATGCGGGCGGGCCGTCGGGGCTGATCTGGGTCCGGCAGGGCATGACCGCGCTGACCGGTGGCTCGACCAAAGAGGAGAAACTGGCGCTGGAGGCGCGGCGCGATCTGATGACCTCGGTCGGGGCCGAGGTCGAAGCGATGACCGGCGGGCGGCGCATGGACAAGGCGCTGGCACAATGCCGCGACGAGCTTGCCCAGTATGCCACCGGCACCGGACGCCCGCGCACCGGCGGAGCGTGGAAAGAGGCCCAAGATCAAGTGGAGGCGCTACAGGCCACGCGCGACCAACTGACCGCGACCGCGCGAGAGTTGCAGGATGCCTTGGCCGAGCGTCAGCGGGCACGGCGGGCCTTGGCCGACCTCGAAGCGCCCGAGCTGGTCGAAGAACGCCGCCAAAAGCTTGAGGCCGCCCGCACCGCCCATGACGCCGCCACCCGCCACGCGGAAGAACTGGAAACCCTTGACCGGGCCGTGGACCTCGCGCGTCTCACGGCTGAAAGCGCCACATCGCGGCTCGACAGCTACCGCGCCGGAGAGGTCGAGCAAAAGGCCGCCCGCGCCGCCGAAACCACAGCCCGCAAAGCGGCAGAGACCGCCCACAGCACCCTATCTGAACGCCGCGGGACGCTTGACACCGCAGAGGCCGCCGCGACAGATGCCCGCGCCGCCCTCAAAACCGCCGAGGACCACCACCGCCACGCCTTGCGGGCGCGCGCCGCGCGGGACGGCGCTGACCGTCGCCGCGCGCTTGAGGATCGCATCAAAGAGGCCGAAGAGGCCCGCCGCCGGATGGAGACCGCCGGTGCCGCCGCCCAATCCGGCCCGGACGCCGCCACGATGCAACGGCTAGAAACCCTCTCTGCCGAACTCTCCGCCAGCCGCGCCGCCCGCGATGCCGCAGCCCCCCAAGTGATTGTCCGCTACGCCCCCGGCCAATCGGGCAGCATCCACAGCGACAGCGGGCCGTTGGTGGAGGGCACCCCCCTGCCGCTTCCGCGCAGCACCACCCTGCGGATCGACGGTATCGGCAGTTTGGAAGTCCACCCCGGCGCGGAGGGCGCAGAGGACGGCACAGTCGAAACCGCCGCCGCCAGCCTGCAAGCCGCGCTCGACCAGATTGGCGCGGCTGATCTGGCCGGGGCCTGCGCCGCCGCCGCGGCCCGTGTGGAGGCCGCCGCGCGTCAGGGAGAGGCCAAGGCCGTTCTCAACAGCCTCGCCCCTGAGGGGATCGACGCGCTGCACCAAGCCCTCGCCGCCATTCCGGCCTCGGAGGAGGTTTCCGACGCACCTGATCTTGCGCGCGCCGAAGACGCCCTCGAAACAGCGCAGGCCGGGCATGAGACGTGCCGGATCGCGCGGGAGACGGCAGCCGAGGCGCTGGCCGATGCCAAGGCCGATGCCGCGGTCAAAGACGCACAGCTTGCCTCGCTCAGTGACCGGTTGCAGCGCGCCGAGGCGCAGCAGGCCAAGCTGGGCGATGTCACGGAAGACGCGCTTGCCACCCAAGCCGCCAGCACCGCCGCCGCGCTGGAGGCCGCACGCCTGTCCCACGCCGAAAAGGCCAAAGACGCGCCAGATGCGGCCAGCCTTCGGGCCGCCCTCACCCGCGCGGAATCGGTTGAGGCGCAAGCCCGAGAGGAAGTCGCCCGCCTGCGTCCCCTGCTGGCCCGGCTCAGCGAACGCATCACCCGCGCCTCTGGCGACGCGGTGGAGGAACGGCTCGCCGAGACCGAAGACCAATTGCAAGCCGCCGAAGAGACCCTCGCGCGGATCGCCCATGAGGTTGCGGTGCTCATCCGGCTGGAAGGCGCTTTGCAAGACGCGCGGAACGAGGCGCGAGAGCGGTACTTCACCCCCATCGTCAAAGAACTCAAACCGCTGCTGCAGCTCCTTTGGCCCGATGCTGAGCTGACATGGGGCGAGGAATCGCTGCTGCCGCACGCGCTGATCCGCGAAGGTCGCGAAGAGCCGATCGATGTCCTTTCAGGCGGCACCCAGGAACAGGTGGCGCTTTTGGTACGGCTGGCCTTTGCGCGGATGCTGGCCCGTGCGGGACGCATCGCGCCGGTGATCTTGGACGACGCGCTGGTCTTTACCGATGACGACCGGATCGAGCGGATGTTCGACGCGTTGCACCGGCAGGCCAGCGATATGCAGATCATCGTTCTGACCTGCCGCCAACGCGCCTTTCGTGCCCTTGGCGGACAGGCTTTGCGGCTGCAAACGGTGGGCCCATAG
- a CDS encoding metallophosphoesterase family protein → MTFRFIHASDLHIGRKFANIPQAADGNIRGRLMEARHGAIAKLAQAARDHGAAHVLLAGDTFDTATPSAAVLRQALTAMGEAAEVTWWILPGNHDNLRDAEPLWEVIHRDAPANLRALLDAAPVEISTDASLLPCPVAFRAGASDPSAPLDKMQSPEGHLRIGLAHGGVTDFTDSGEAIAPDRDQRAGLDYLALGDWHGRMAVSDRVQYCGTPEQDRFKHGRRGVCLAVEVAGPGAAPKVNEIETGSFLWSEAELTLHPRQDAAAALQALLPAAGRRDHLLRVKAGGWAGLPDRAALARAAQACAPDFAHFELVTEGLGTQYEAADLDEIDRGGALRMAADTLVNEAQSDTLPQSERDVAADALARLHAYVQGAKA, encoded by the coding sequence ATGACATTCCGCTTCATCCACGCGTCTGACCTGCACATCGGGCGCAAGTTCGCCAATATCCCGCAAGCGGCGGATGGCAACATCCGGGGGCGTCTGATGGAAGCGCGGCATGGGGCCATCGCTAAACTGGCCCAAGCCGCGCGGGATCACGGGGCGGCGCATGTGCTCTTGGCGGGCGATACATTCGACACTGCGACACCTTCGGCCGCTGTGCTGCGGCAGGCCTTGACCGCCATGGGCGAGGCGGCAGAGGTGACATGGTGGATCCTGCCCGGCAACCACGACAATCTGCGCGATGCCGAACCCCTGTGGGAAGTGATCCACCGCGATGCCCCTGCCAATCTGCGCGCTCTCTTGGATGCTGCCCCGGTTGAGATCAGCACGGATGCCAGCCTGTTGCCCTGCCCCGTGGCCTTTCGCGCGGGCGCCAGCGATCCGAGCGCCCCTTTGGACAAGATGCAAAGCCCCGAGGGGCATCTGCGCATCGGCCTCGCCCACGGCGGCGTCACCGATTTCACCGACAGCGGAGAGGCGATTGCGCCTGACCGGGACCAGCGCGCGGGGTTGGACTACCTCGCCCTTGGCGATTGGCACGGGCGGATGGCCGTTTCAGACCGGGTCCAATACTGCGGCACGCCGGAGCAGGATCGTTTCAAACACGGGCGACGGGGCGTCTGCCTTGCGGTTGAGGTTGCAGGCCCCGGCGCTGCCCCCAAGGTGAATGAGATCGAAACCGGCAGTTTCCTATGGTCCGAGGCCGAGCTTACGCTTCATCCCCGCCAAGACGCGGCGGCGGCATTGCAGGCCCTGCTGCCCGCTGCGGGCCGCCGGGATCACCTGCTGCGCGTCAAAGCAGGGGGCTGGGCGGGCCTTCCCGATCGCGCAGCGCTAGCCCGCGCGGCCCAGGCCTGCGCCCCCGATTTCGCGCATTTCGAACTGGTGACCGAAGGTTTGGGTACGCAATATGAGGCCGCAGACCTTGATGAGATCGATCGCGGCGGTGCCCTGCGCATGGCGGCGGATACCTTGGTGAACGAGGCGCAATCCGACACCCTGCCCCAGTCCGAGCGTGATGTGGCCGCCGATGCCCTCGCCCGGCTTCATGCCTATGTGCAGGGGGCGAAAGCATGA